A window of Theropithecus gelada isolate Dixy chromosome 8, Tgel_1.0, whole genome shotgun sequence genomic DNA:
tttttttttttttttttttagaaaacacttttcttcataaagtgtgttttttaaaatacacactcATATTGTGAAGATTTTGGAAAGTACacgaaaatataaagaaaaaaaattaacttgataTTCACATACACCCCTTAAAGGACATCACCAGATACATGGGGAGTATTTACCCACCTCTTTTTCAGAGTGCAGAATGCAActctcagcttttatttatttatttatttatttatttatttatttatttatttatttttagatggagcctcgctctgtcaccaggctagagtgcaatgccacaatctcggctcactgcaacctccgcctcccgggttcacaccattctcctgcctcagcctcctgagtaggtgggactacaggcacccgccaccactctcagctaattttttgtatttttagtagagatggggtttcaccatgttaaccaggatggtctcgatctcctgaccttgcgatccgcctgtctcggcctcccaaagtgctgggattacaggcgtgagccaccgctcccggccagtTGTGCCAGGTTTTgccattaacagacaaacaggATGGGTCTTTCTGAGGCCTGGCATCTACCCCCTGCTCTCACAGGCTCTCCTCCCCAGGCCCGCCTGCCCTCCCCTTATCAACTCTGTCCACATGCTTCTGTTTCTGATTTGTACTTGGCCTTCCCTGGAGTCCTTGTTCCTGGCAGGATGAGGGCAGCATGCGAAGAAAGTGGGTAGCACTTACTGTATTTGGGTGAGGGGCAGAGGGTACCAATAGCATCCAGCTCACAGCAGCCACACCACCCTCTCAGTGTGCAGCAGCACATTAGATAGTAGACTGGCTTTGTAATTCCACCATCTGTGCCTGCGCCATGTTCCTTCTGTCCTGGACCTTGACAAAGCGGCCACTCCAGCACCTCCTGGGAGTCCCCGTTTCTGCTTTATACATTTTGGTGTTAGACTTTCTGTGGATTGCTCCTTTGGTTACCTTCTGTGTGCTATGTGATGGTCTGCCTGGAATCCAACTTGGTCGAAAAACACTGGGTCATTTCCCTCTGGGGACGAGGCCATGGCCTGTCCAGTGCTGTGCTCCCTCTCAGCCCTGACCAGCTGGTCCCTCCACAGCGGTCATCTTCCCAGAGCAGGCGACAAGAGGAAGCATTTGTCCTGTCTTCTCGCCTGACCTGGCTGCTTCAAACATTGGGACCACTGGTGCTCCTTAGGCTGCCCTGGCCGTGCAGAGACAGTGGCCCCTGACTGCCTCTCCCCGGCCATCCTGGACATGTTCCCCCAAAGTGGTCCTTTCCCACATCGCCCAGACCCTGGGCTCTCCTAAGGAAATGGAGGCCAAGCAGGACAGACAGCCCCACTCTGAGCTCCATCCTCCACCTCAACACATGCAGCCCATCCCTCCATCTGCCCCACCCTGTGCTCCCTCTCCTTCAAGTCTGCCTTCTGCATGAACTGCTTGCCTTTGGCCCATAAGCTTTATTGTCTCCTGGGTCCTAAAACAAAACTttctaaaaagtcaaaacaagaaatcataaaagaccaggctgggagtggtgactgACAACTATAATCCCATcgctttaggaagctgaggcaggaggattgcttgaggagtttgagaccagcttgggccacagaattagattcccatctctaaaaataaaaataaatacataagtaaaagaGCAGTTGATTGGATTGTgcaattttgatttatttgtttggaAAACGGAACTTAGAAGTTTTTCGGTTTTTATGAGACACGATCTCAcagactgaagtgcagtagcacgatcacgGCTCGCcacagccctgacctcctgggatcaggtgatcctcccacctcagcctcccaagtagctgggactacaggcatatgccaccatacccgactaatttttggattttttgtagagacggagtttcaccatgttgcccaggctggtctcaaactcctgagctcaagcgatccgcccatcttggcctcccaaagtgctaggattacaggcatgaaccaccacacccggcccagaacTTAGAATTCAAAAGGCAAATAATGTGGCAGAACATCTCACCACATATCACAGAGGATTAGCGACAGAAGAGATAGAGGTAGTGCACCCAGAGACTTCCTGGGGAACATTAGAACTCTTTCGAGGAAGCCTCTAAAATGtctattttcaggaaaaaaaaatcaatcataaaGACTTACATAATAGGGTTTTTGTCATCAGGGAACACAGGAATCAATTTAAACGCCCAACCATTGGGATAGGCTCAGTAAAAAAAATAGCATGTCCGTAAGATGAGGCCTCTGCAGCTACAATAGTGTCATTCTCAAAGAATCACAATGCCGGAGCTGCCGTAGTGTGGGTCCCGTGAAAAGAGGCAAGGTACAAAAGGGCATGTGATCTATGCCACTACTACCTTTGCACACAACCTGTTAAGAATGAattttacggccgggcgcggtaactcaagcctgtaatcccagcactttgggaggccgagacaggcggatcacgaggtcaggagatcgagaccatcctggctaacacagtgaaaccccgtctctactaaaaaatacaaagagaaaaaaaattagccgggcgaggtggcagacacctgtagtcccagctactcgggaggctgaggcaggagaatggcgtaaacccaggaggtagagcttgcagtgagccaagatcacgccactgcactccagcctgggcgacagagcgagactccgtctcaaaaaaaaaaaaaaaaaaagaatgaattttacggcttggcgcggtggctcatgcctataatcccagcactttgggaggccgaggcaggcagatcacgaggtcaagagatcgagatcatcctggccaacatggtgagacccgtctctactaaaaacacaaaaattagctcggcgtggtggcatgcacctgtagtcccagctactcgggaggctggggcaggagaatcgcttgaacccgggaggcggaggttgcagtgagccgaaactatgccactgcactccagcctgggcaacagagccagactccatctcaaaaaaaaaaaaacaaaaaacaaaaaacaaaaaaaatgaattttactttttaaaaatgattatattgagatgggggtctcactctgccgcccaggttggagttcagtggtgcgatcatggtgcaatcatggctcactgcagcctcaacctcttgggctcaaatgatcctcccacctcagcctcccaagtagctgggactacaggttcatgccaccacgcctggctaatttttgtattttttgtagagacagggtctctccatgttgagcaggccggtctggaactcctgggctcaagtgattgaattgtacatttttaaatggttaaaataaaactactattaCGTGACACATGAAATCCAAAATGTAGTGTTCATCTATAAAGGTTTATTGCCATACATCCTCCCTCATTCACCTCCGGGTTGCCTGTGGCTGCCTTCTCAAGGCAACGGCAGGCTTGAGCGGTTGCAACAGGGACCATACAGCTGGCAAAGGTGGAAGTATTTACCTCTGGACCTTCACAGAGAATGCTTGCCAACTCCTGATCTATATACACACGGTGGAGAAGGTTTCCAAGGCAACACGCGGCTCCTCAATAGAGACTAACCGTGGGATGATGGAACTATCTGtggtttttcatctttttttctgtatttccattCTTTGTCTATAATAAGCATGTACTGCTTTTATAACAACAAAAGTGGACGTTTTCAATGAAATTGCATACTCACAAAAACCTTCTCTGCACTCCCACCACTCCTGCCAGCAGCTGCACCCCCAGGGGACCGGGGGCTTCTCCCCGAAACAGTGGCCAGTAAAAGGAGCACTCCTCCAGGACCAGGGAGAGCAGGCTCCGGGGGCAGGAAGAGCGCATAAAGCAATGTCTGGGACCGGGGTGTGTGACCAGCTCTGACCTGCATCCCTGTTCAGGCCACAGCAAGCTCCACAGGGCAGGGACCAGGCATGGGTGCTGGGCCACGTGAGGCTCTGCCCATTGCAGCACTGACCCCCTGAGGAGCCCCCACCTGGTGGGGCTTATTCCCCATCACAAAGATAGTGGTCAGGAGGCCTGGGCCCTCTTCTCTCCACCGAAAAACAGAGGGGCCAACTTGGTGACCTGAGAGTCCAGCTGCTTGGAGACCCTCTGCTGGGCAAGGGGTGGGCACGGTTGAGGAAAGGGCAGCGGGACGTCCCcatggctgggggcagtgggcAAGTGGTCCGAGAAGTGAGCCTGGGAGAACTGACAAAAAAATCAGGGCTGGAGATGAGGCCTTGGGGAACCACTCCCAGGCTCCTCTGAGCAGGCACAGACTCCCCACAGAGGCAGAGAGgccaccaccctggcctgcctaaGAAGTGAGGCTCGGAGAGGCCAGGTCAGACCAGTCAGCTCATCGGGGACAGATGGGCACTGTGGCCAGGCCCTACCACAGAGGGAGAGCCTGCGACCACCCTCCCCTTGGTCTGGAGGGGCTCCCCTAGAGCCTCAGTGCTTTCTCTGTGTTCCCAGGTGTCTTCCTGCCCCCGTCCCCAGCAGTGGCAAATGAACCAGTCCTGGAAGAAGTGGGGATCATGGCCTTGACACCCCTGGCCGAGATGCTAACCAGCTTGCAGCCCAGCACCATTCCGGGCTCACTCATGAGCCCCCTGACAGGCACCCTCAGCACGCTGCTGTCTGGCCCAGCACCCCTGTCACAGAGCAGCCCCCTCACCGGCTTCCTGACCAGCCCCGTGGCGGGGCCCCCAACGGGCACACTGGCCAGTTCCCTGGGCCTGCCCTCCACTGGCCCCCTGACTCCCAGCAGCCCCCTGGCAGGCCCTGTGGCCGTGTCCCAGAGCAGCCCCCTGATAGCCCCCGTGACGGGCACGGTGGCCGTCTCTCTGAGCAGCCCCCTCCTCAGCTCCACTGCCACCCCACTAGGGGTCTCTCAGAACCTGCTGGCCAACCCCATGGGCAACCAGGTCCTGCCAGAGGCCCCAAGGCTGCGGCTGGCTGAGCCCCTCCGCAGAGGCCCCTCTGGGCCCCACTCCCCAGCTTGCATGGTACCTGCTGCCACCACCAAAGGTAACGGGTGTGCTGGGTGGTGGGTGGCATAGTGGGCGGGGCAGagccctcccacctcactctAATACCCCTCCTTTCATTTCTGTCCCCTCCACATCACTAGTCCCACTCTCCACTGAGCCCCCCCGGTCGACTCAGGACCCAGAGCCTCTCAGCACGGCGTTTGCAGGCACACCCCTCCAGACCTCCACCCCCGTCGGAGCCATGGGCACACCTGCTCCCGAGACGGCCTTCTCCTTCAACACTTCAGACACACAGACTCAGCCCAGTGCCACCCAGGAACAAGTGGTCCCTGCATCTGTCCCCAGCTCCCCCACTACCTCCCCCACAGTCACTGTCCTTGCCTCTGCCCCCGCCCTCACCCCCCAGGTTGCCACCAGCTACACCCCCTCAAGCACCACCCACATCGCCCAGGGTGCCCCCCATCCCCCTTCCCGAATGCACAATTCCCCAACCCGGAACCTGCCTGCCCCCCACTCTCCTCCACAcaacccccactccccacctcgTACATCATCCTCCCCGGCTTCAGTCAATGACTCTCGGGGTCCACGCGCCACGGAACCATCGAGGAAGAGCATGATGGAGGTGGAACGGAAGCTGGCCCACCGCAAGATGAGCAAGTTCCCCGAGAGCGCCCGAGGTCAGTGACACTGCGGGCTCCATGTGGGTCGGGCCCCCAGGCCCTCTCCCTGCCGCCTGCCTGGGCTGCTAACCCCAGTCCCTCTCACCCTCTCACCTGGGCTGATGAGACCCTGTGTCCCCAGAGTCGAAGCAGCTGGCCTGGGAGAGGCTGGTGGGTGAGATCGCCTTCCAGCTGGACCGAAGGATCCTGTCCAGCATCTTCCCAGAGCGCGTGCGGCTCTACGGCTTCACTGTCTCCAACATCCCGGAGAAGATCATCCAGGTGTGTGGCCAGGGGCCTGCAGGGACAGGGGGCAGGCTGGCCCATGAGGGGCTGTGGGGACCCTGCATTCTGGCCAGGCCAAACGTGCCATGACCTGAGGAGTCCCTGGGATAGAGGAAGCTGACTGCTCAGTGCCAGCGGCCGGCGGGTGTTGGGGCGTCTGGCAGTGGGAGCCCAAGGTCTCCTCGGAGGAAGGCGAGGTGGGGGTTTCAGCAAGGTCGGGCGGCTCTTGCCCTTTGCCACCAGGATGGCCTCCTCTGTGGACACATGTGGAGAATGATGCTTTGCCAACATGCCTGAGTGTGCGTCTGTGCCACGTGTGTGGCAGGCTGTAGAAGGCATGGGGAAGCTGGATTGGGGGTGT
This region includes:
- the SPATC1 gene encoding speriolin isoform X1, with product MSLLTNYEGLRHQIERLVRENEELKKLVRLIRENHELKSAIKTQAGGLGISGFMTGLGEATAGLPSRQSNGVFLPPSPAVANEPVLEEVGIMALTPLAEMLTSLQPSTIPGSLMSPLTGTLSTLLSGPAPLSQSSPLTGFLTSPVAGPPTGTLASSLGLPSTGPLTPSSPLAGPVAVSQSSPLIAPVTGTVAVSLSSPLLSSTATPLGVSQNLLANPMGNQVLPEAPRLRLAEPLRRGPSGPHSPACMVPAATTKVPLSTEPPRSTQDPEPLSTAFAGTPLQTSTPVGAMGTPAPETAFSFNTSDTQTQPSATQEQVVPASVPSSPTTSPTVTVLASAPALTPQVATSYTPSSTTHIAQGAPHPPSRMHNSPTRNLPAPHSPPHNPHSPPRTSSSPASVNDSRGPRATEPSRKSMMEVERKLAHRKMSKFPESARESKQLAWERLVGEIAFQLDRRILSSIFPERVRLYGFTVSNIPEKIIQASLNPSDHKLDEELCQMLTQRYVSIMNRLQSLGYNGRVHPALTEQLVNAYGILRERPELAASEGGTYTVDFLQRVLVETVHPSMLTDALLLLSCLNQLAHDDGKPMFIW
- the SPATC1 gene encoding speriolin isoform X2 — encoded protein: MSLLTNYEGLRHQIERLVRENEELKKLVRLIRENHELKSAIKTQAGGLGISGFMTGLGEATAGLPSRQSNGVFLPPSPAVANEPVLEEVGIMALTPLAEMLTSLQPSTIPGSLMSPLTGTLSTLLSGPAPLSQSSPLTGFLTSPVAGPPTGTLASSLGLPSTGPLTPSSPLAGPVAVSQSSPLIAPVTGTVAVSLSSPLLSSTATPLGVSQNLLANPMGNQVLPEAPRLRLAEPLRRGPSGPHSPACMVPAATTKVPLSTEPPRSTQDPEPLSTAFAGTPLQTSTPVGAMGTPAPETAFSFNTSDTQTQPSATQEQVVPASVPSSPTTSPTVTVLASAPALTPQVATSYTPSSTTHIAQGAPHPPSRMHNSPTRNLPAPHSPPHNPHSPPRTSSSPASVNDSRGPRATEPSRKSMMEVERKLAHRKMSKFPESARGLSEPQ